The following proteins are co-located in the Haloarcula rubripromontorii genome:
- a CDS encoding CBS domain-containing protein, with the protein MYTIADLPIENTLQTVEYDLGLESALRQMFENSYTQIGVERDGELVGIVTYRSVVRTLLAFQRLEVGHKTLDKISVGAAVEDAHTISEDENLLAVFDALAEYTYIIVDRDDEWRILTDYDLLTRLKQMLEPFLLIESIEMQLRDVFTRVFGDSLSEQLGETFDEEHPLPTPASIEHCSYAHYAQFISIHWEEFESLFDDQQDVIRELVLEIGDMRNQLFHFRVDDPEEFDRDMLRFGQSYFSSV; encoded by the coding sequence ATGTACACAATCGCCGATTTACCTATCGAGAATACCCTCCAGACCGTCGAATACGACCTCGGGCTCGAATCGGCACTCCGTCAGATGTTCGAGAACAGCTACACCCAGATCGGTGTCGAACGTGACGGCGAACTCGTCGGGATTGTCACCTACAGGTCCGTGGTCCGGACCCTCCTTGCATTCCAGCGGCTGGAGGTCGGACACAAAACGCTCGATAAGATCTCGGTCGGAGCGGCCGTCGAAGATGCACACACCATCAGCGAGGACGAGAATCTGCTCGCCGTATTCGATGCACTCGCGGAGTACACGTACATCATAGTCGATCGAGACGACGAGTGGCGGATTCTGACCGACTACGATCTCTTGACGCGACTGAAACAGATGCTCGAGCCGTTTCTGTTGATCGAGTCCATCGAAATGCAGTTGCGTGATGTTTTCACGCGAGTGTTCGGGGATTCGCTGTCGGAGCAGTTGGGCGAAACGTTCGACGAGGAACACCCACTGCCTACACCGGCGTCAATCGAGCACTGTAGTTACGCACACTACGCCCAGTTCATTTCGATTCACTGGGAGGAGTTTGAATCACTCTTCGACGACCAACAGGACGTAATTCGCGAGTTAGTGCTTGAAATAGGGGATATGCGAAACCAGCTCTTTCACTTCCGAGTTGACGATCCAGAAGAATTTGACCGCGACATGCTTCGTTTCGGTCAGTCGTACTTCTCCTCAGTGTAA
- a CDS encoding COG1361 S-layer family protein: MVAATETATNATYPFRVTTAFDDDRGVRQTDASSVVGVEPQTDRQFVVTDVESDVAAGGSGTLAVTLRNDGSWTNEATLALRSAGGALAVDGGDASTRFVGDWPSEAERTFTFDVAAPPSTAGGTYTLDAAVDYRTDRGADASARPASIGVAVAPDPDFAVRDPDVSMTVGEEGRVRGTVVNRGPTPARNVVVVISSPSPNVRFTETTYALGDIETGSTAEFSLDAVVAPTAAAGPRPFDVTVRYEGPSGADRQSTPLQFRGDVVPQPDRLAFEAVNASYGIDTSNRLSVRVTNVGDARLEDVRVSLATAPPFTSESPSAFVSALDPGETATLGFELSVSEAAVESTHAVALNATVETTNGDMIRMEPSLVAVTIAEPSGPGGDTAFVVGVAVLAAVVIVSGWWWLRQ; the protein is encoded by the coding sequence GTGGTCGCGGCGACCGAGACGGCGACGAACGCGACGTACCCGTTTCGGGTGACAACGGCGTTCGACGACGACCGCGGCGTCCGGCAGACCGACGCGTCCAGCGTCGTCGGCGTTGAACCACAGACCGACCGCCAGTTCGTCGTCACCGACGTGGAAAGCGACGTAGCGGCCGGCGGGTCGGGAACTCTCGCGGTCACGCTCCGGAACGACGGGTCGTGGACGAACGAGGCCACGCTCGCCCTCCGATCGGCCGGTGGGGCACTTGCCGTTGACGGAGGGGATGCGAGCACTCGGTTTGTCGGGGATTGGCCGTCCGAGGCCGAGCGGACGTTTACCTTCGACGTGGCCGCGCCGCCCAGCACGGCGGGCGGGACCTACACGCTCGACGCGGCCGTCGACTACCGGACCGACCGGGGTGCTGACGCGTCGGCCAGGCCAGCGAGCATCGGGGTGGCCGTCGCGCCCGACCCTGACTTCGCTGTCCGCGACCCCGACGTCTCGATGACTGTCGGTGAGGAGGGGCGGGTGCGCGGGACGGTCGTCAACCGCGGCCCCACGCCGGCACGCAATGTCGTGGTCGTGATCTCCTCTCCATCGCCGAACGTCCGGTTCACGGAGACGACGTACGCCCTCGGCGATATCGAGACTGGCTCCACGGCTGAGTTCTCGTTGGACGCGGTAGTCGCCCCGACAGCTGCGGCCGGTCCCCGCCCGTTCGACGTGACCGTCCGCTACGAGGGGCCAAGCGGTGCCGACAGACAGAGCACGCCGCTCCAATTCCGCGGTGATGTCGTACCCCAGCCCGACCGCCTCGCGTTCGAGGCGGTGAACGCCAGCTACGGCATCGACACGAGCAACAGGCTCAGCGTCCGCGTCACGAACGTCGGCGACGCGCGCCTCGAAGACGTACGAGTCAGCCTCGCGACGGCCCCGCCGTTCACCAGCGAATCCCCCAGCGCGTTCGTCAGCGCGCTCGACCCCGGCGAGACCGCGACGCTCGGCTTCGAACTCTCGGTCTCGGAGGCCGCAGTCGAGAGCACCCACGCCGTCGCGCTCAACGCGACCGTCGAGACGACCAACGGTGACATGATCCGGATGGAACCGTCGCTCGTAGCAGTAACCATCGCAGAACCGTCGGGTCCGGGCGGCGATACTGCCTTCGTCGTCGGTGTGGCCGTACTCGCGGCAGTCGTGATTGTGAGCGGGTGGTGGTGGCTCCGTCAGTAA
- a CDS encoding ATP-binding cassette domain-containing protein, protein MAAIEVSELSKHYGDVRANDDLTFTVQEGEIFGYLGPNGAGKTTTIRSLLGFQSPTEGTATVLGHDVRDEDELLEAKAEIGYLPGDPGLDEQVTGREYLDYQSSLKGGERDGYLTRLAGPRRPRRVVGNVEPVRRRVGTRATTDAHLRGRGDRDGDERDVPVSGDNGVRRRPRRPADRRVQRRRR, encoded by the coding sequence ATGGCGGCGATTGAGGTATCGGAGCTGAGCAAACACTACGGCGACGTTCGGGCCAACGATGACCTGACGTTCACCGTTCAAGAGGGCGAGATTTTCGGCTACCTCGGGCCGAACGGCGCGGGAAAGACGACGACGATTCGCAGTTTGCTCGGCTTCCAGTCGCCGACCGAGGGAACCGCGACGGTGCTCGGCCATGACGTTCGCGACGAAGACGAACTCCTCGAAGCGAAGGCTGAAATCGGGTATCTGCCAGGCGATCCAGGCCTTGACGAACAGGTTACGGGCCGCGAGTACCTTGACTACCAATCGTCGCTCAAAGGCGGCGAACGAGACGGCTATCTCACTCGACTCGCTGGACCCCGACGTCCGCGTCGGGTCGTCGGGAACGTCGAGCCAGTACGCCGGCGCGTGGGCACCCGGGCAACAACAGACGCTCACCTACGTGGTCGCGGCGACCGAGACGGCGACGAACGCGACGTACCCGTTTCGGGTGACAACGGCGTTCGACGACGACCGCGGCGTCCGGCAGACCGACGCGTCCAGCGTCGTCGGCGTTGA
- a CDS encoding TetR/AcrR family transcriptional regulator yields MTDHSDTLGATEREIMYATHQALVKSGYAKLSISLISDELDKAKSTIYHYYDSKDALLIEFLKFSIDRFESTINTTIGDHPKEDLDHIITTLLPSQLKKEKRQLHCVLVTISPQALEQEAFREQFTEIDNRLATIIETTVRRGVRTNVFRDVDPAQEAEHILAVIKGTMYTRLTTNREAAAVRARESLFSHIDSHLIA; encoded by the coding sequence ATGACTGACCATAGTGACACACTGGGTGCCACCGAGAGAGAAATCATGTATGCAACGCACCAAGCACTAGTTAAGAGTGGCTACGCTAAACTCTCGATATCGCTCATTTCGGACGAACTCGACAAAGCTAAATCGACGATATATCACTACTATGACTCAAAAGACGCTCTACTAATCGAGTTTCTCAAGTTTTCTATCGATCGATTCGAATCGACAATCAATACGACCATCGGCGACCATCCGAAAGAAGACCTTGACCACATCATAACGACACTCCTACCGAGCCAGTTAAAAAAGGAGAAACGCCAGCTTCACTGCGTATTAGTCACTATTTCTCCGCAAGCGCTAGAACAGGAGGCGTTCCGCGAGCAGTTCACCGAGATCGACAACCGACTCGCAACAATCATCGAAACGACCGTCCGCCGTGGTGTCCGCACAAATGTGTTCCGAGACGTTGACCCGGCGCAAGAGGCCGAGCACATTCTGGCGGTGATCAAAGGAACCATGTACACCCGTCTCACAACCAACCGTGAAGCCGCAGCAGTACGAGCAAGAGAGTCTCTTTTCTCCCATATTGACTCGCATTTGATAGCCTAA
- a CDS encoding efflux RND transporter permease subunit, which yields MLDYQKYIDILDDWIVNRDKTVVAVFIITTLILSAGFGMTATDSGTSQFTDGVPAQEAFDEVNDNFEREPFGEGTGSTTLIQKDQNVLSKPAILNMLKAQNRLTQRESQDVVGTTSVAQAVAQTLDPNADTLPEQIDAVEAASQTEIKSATRTTLERQPAVAGLLSNDLNREEPSASATLTTVTHEVSGVSSSAGTEGSSPLTPIQQEAEFIVSSVDGDISVFGSGLISAELSSVISDSLGLVVPAAVVLILFFLIIAYRDPFDLLIGLVSLAMAIVWTFGFMGWAGIPFTQMLITVPPLLLAIGIDFGIHAVNRYREERIEDIDPTPAMRTATDQLLPAFFIVTGTTVLGFAANGTSQLGPIRDLGFVASVGIIFTFLIFGIFLPSFKHFIDRQRVRYDLPEFSIAPIGSEDSAVGKSLTVGVTIARRAPYIFFALVLVSTAAMGAYGTGIDTRFTTEDFLPPEENPGYVEVLPEAVAPSEYTVTKQINYLEDTFESGESDTVTIYVEGSLQDGTALEEIHRANQDPPDSFVTAGGSADTTSILTVINRYERASPEFRQLVAQNDQNGNGVPDQNLPTIYNALYDSPYGDRAESYMTDDYARTRIVYSVESDASQQEVTDDTRAVADEFRMEATATGSVVVLKAVSDVIAESAYISLALAILASAAFLLFAYWLLERRPGLGVANLVPILLTIAALATTMRYLDIPFNVLTGTTLSIGIGLGIDYSAHLVHRFSEEYRGDTGLLEALDISVRGTGGALAGSMVTTTSGTGVLVLAVVPILGQFGLLIALSVLYSFIASILVLPTSIVIWDNSRDTLETLLPSRSTWSPN from the coding sequence ATGCTAGATTATCAGAAATACATCGACATACTGGACGATTGGATTGTCAACCGTGACAAGACAGTCGTCGCTGTGTTCATCATCACAACCCTCATTCTGTCGGCGGGGTTCGGCATGACCGCGACCGACTCAGGGACATCACAGTTCACTGACGGCGTTCCCGCACAGGAAGCGTTCGACGAGGTCAACGACAACTTCGAGCGCGAACCGTTCGGTGAGGGGACTGGCTCTACAACGCTTATTCAAAAGGACCAGAACGTCCTGTCGAAGCCGGCTATCCTCAATATGCTGAAAGCACAGAACCGGCTTACACAGCGTGAATCACAGGACGTTGTCGGGACGACAAGCGTCGCACAGGCAGTCGCCCAGACGCTGGACCCGAACGCGGACACACTCCCAGAGCAGATCGATGCCGTAGAAGCAGCCTCCCAGACGGAGATTAAGTCCGCCACCCGAACCACACTTGAGCGCCAGCCGGCAGTTGCGGGGCTCCTCAGCAACGATCTAAACCGAGAAGAGCCCTCGGCATCTGCAACACTGACGACTGTCACACACGAGGTTTCAGGTGTCTCAAGCAGTGCTGGGACAGAAGGGTCATCACCGCTGACGCCCATTCAACAGGAAGCGGAGTTCATTGTCAGCTCGGTTGACGGTGATATCTCTGTCTTTGGTAGTGGACTCATCTCTGCGGAGTTGAGCAGCGTCATCTCCGACTCGTTGGGGCTTGTTGTCCCAGCCGCCGTGGTTCTGATTCTGTTTTTCCTCATTATCGCGTACCGGGACCCGTTTGACCTGCTCATTGGCCTGGTCTCCCTTGCGATGGCGATTGTGTGGACATTCGGGTTCATGGGATGGGCCGGTATCCCCTTCACGCAGATGTTGATCACAGTCCCGCCGTTGCTTCTTGCCATCGGAATCGACTTCGGGATTCACGCTGTGAACCGATACCGCGAAGAACGGATCGAGGACATCGACCCAACACCCGCGATGCGGACCGCAACTGACCAGTTGCTCCCTGCGTTCTTTATCGTGACAGGAACCACAGTGCTGGGATTCGCCGCAAACGGGACCAGCCAGCTCGGTCCGATCCGCGACCTCGGCTTCGTGGCCAGCGTCGGAATCATATTCACGTTCCTCATCTTCGGTATTTTCCTGCCGTCGTTCAAGCACTTCATCGACCGGCAGCGAGTGCGATACGACCTCCCTGAATTCAGTATCGCTCCAATCGGCTCTGAGGACTCCGCAGTCGGCAAGTCGCTAACCGTCGGCGTGACAATCGCCCGCCGAGCCCCGTACATATTCTTTGCCCTCGTACTGGTGTCTACGGCAGCTATGGGAGCGTATGGAACTGGGATTGATACCCGATTCACCACTGAAGACTTCCTCCCACCGGAGGAGAATCCCGGATACGTTGAGGTTCTGCCGGAAGCTGTGGCTCCGAGCGAGTACACCGTCACGAAACAGATAAATTATCTTGAAGACACCTTCGAAAGCGGTGAGAGTGACACAGTAACGATATATGTTGAAGGGTCCTTACAGGACGGAACAGCGCTAGAGGAGATTCACCGGGCGAATCAGGATCCACCCGACTCCTTTGTTACAGCTGGCGGGAGTGCAGACACGACAAGTATCCTTACCGTGATTAATCGGTACGAGCGAGCTTCGCCGGAGTTCCGTCAACTCGTCGCACAGAACGATCAAAACGGTAACGGTGTGCCTGACCAGAATCTTCCGACCATCTACAACGCGCTGTATGATTCGCCGTACGGTGACCGCGCGGAATCGTATATGACTGACGATTACGCGCGAACGCGCATCGTATACTCTGTCGAGTCTGATGCAAGTCAACAGGAAGTGACAGACGATACGAGAGCCGTTGCAGACGAATTTCGGATGGAGGCGACCGCAACTGGCAGTGTTGTGGTATTAAAAGCTGTATCTGATGTAATCGCAGAATCAGCGTATATCAGCCTGGCTCTCGCAATTCTTGCATCTGCAGCGTTCCTGCTTTTCGCCTACTGGCTACTTGAACGTCGTCCCGGATTGGGGGTTGCGAATCTCGTACCGATACTGCTCACTATTGCCGCCTTGGCGACGACAATGCGGTATCTGGATATTCCATTCAACGTCCTCACCGGAACGACACTATCGATCGGAATCGGGCTTGGTATCGATTACTCCGCACACCTCGTGCATCGGTTCTCCGAGGAGTACCGCGGCGACACCGGGTTGCTTGAAGCGCTCGACATCAGCGTCCGTGGAACTGGTGGCGCACTGGCGGGCAGCATGGTCACCACAACGTCCGGTACCGGAGTGCTTGTCCTCGCGGTTGTTCCGATCCTTGGCCAGTTTGGATTGCTGATCGCCCTCAGCGTCCTTTATTCGTTCATCGCGTCCATACTGGTCCTCCCGACATCGATTGTCATCTGGGACAATAGTCGGGACACGCTCGAAACACTGCTTCCGTCGCGCTCAACATGGAGTCCGAACTAA
- a CDS encoding COG1361 S-layer family protein gives MASTKYKLLLLAVVGITITSGTATAAVVGSPDIVATIEDDTVAPGEQKTIEISLVNTGELDSGSTRNPALNSEVTTAKGLTVSLGSGDAPISVKNSKRSLGTLQAGPKVTVPFDISVDEDASSGTYDAQLRLDYKHTSYISEGTGSRDEDRKTRTVDIEIDVTDDATFNVTDIDSDARVDSTGTVAVRVENTGDSAARNAAVTLESQNQDLTVSGGAATSRFVDTWKPGEVRTFNYRVSSAEAAEPEPYGFELSVAFDNEDGLRTQSVAQSIAVAPDPEQQFSVVNSSSSVAVSNTGTYEVQLRNTGPLTVNDASVTFVSQNADITFGKSSSTTAYVGEWEPGEVRTVRVDTTASPDAEDRSYALSANVQYDDQEGDTSTYDDVQLSLSPAPEQNFGVSNIETSLQAGEDGSLSATITNTGTRDVENVVIAWESQQSTLSPKESQYAVGDLDAGESAKFSFGVDVSNSAEAGARQFDFGVSYRDDNGDRVKADTLEVRSEVAGSQDEFDIEIQNSTLGVGQDRSITFTITNTKDKTLTSIEGKAFVNDPLSSSDDETFIAELKPGESETVSVQLSAGSDALEKTYPLNLDFQYETPDGEKRVSDTYSVPIDVTNQSGSGGTPLWLIGGIGLLAVAGGVVWYRRQ, from the coding sequence ATGGCCTCTACAAAGTATAAACTGCTACTTCTGGCTGTAGTCGGGATTACCATTACCAGCGGAACGGCAACCGCTGCGGTCGTTGGGAGCCCCGATATCGTGGCAACAATTGAAGACGACACAGTCGCTCCGGGCGAACAAAAGACCATAGAAATTTCACTGGTCAACACCGGAGAGCTTGATAGCGGCTCCACTCGAAACCCGGCGTTGAACAGCGAAGTAACAACGGCAAAGGGGCTTACTGTGTCACTCGGATCAGGCGATGCCCCTATCTCAGTCAAGAACTCGAAGCGCAGTCTCGGCACGCTACAGGCCGGGCCGAAAGTAACAGTGCCGTTTGACATCAGCGTGGACGAAGACGCCAGTTCTGGAACGTACGATGCACAACTGCGACTTGACTACAAGCACACAAGCTATATTTCTGAAGGGACAGGGTCACGGGACGAAGACAGAAAAACCAGAACTGTCGACATCGAGATCGACGTCACCGATGACGCCACGTTTAATGTGACCGACATTGACTCGGATGCACGCGTTGACTCTACAGGCACGGTAGCAGTTCGCGTCGAAAACACTGGAGATAGTGCCGCACGGAACGCTGCAGTAACACTGGAATCACAGAATCAGGACCTCACAGTGAGCGGCGGCGCTGCCACTTCACGATTCGTTGATACGTGGAAACCGGGAGAAGTCCGGACGTTCAACTATCGCGTGAGTTCTGCTGAAGCTGCGGAGCCGGAGCCGTACGGTTTTGAGCTCTCGGTCGCATTTGATAACGAAGACGGCCTCCGAACACAATCTGTAGCACAATCCATCGCAGTCGCACCTGACCCAGAACAACAGTTCTCGGTTGTCAATTCAAGTAGTTCTGTTGCGGTCAGTAACACGGGCACGTATGAGGTACAACTCCGCAACACGGGCCCGTTGACTGTTAATGATGCATCTGTCACGTTTGTTTCACAGAACGCCGACATAACGTTTGGAAAAAGCTCATCCACAACCGCCTACGTGGGGGAATGGGAACCGGGAGAAGTCCGGACCGTCCGCGTCGACACGACGGCGAGCCCCGATGCTGAAGACCGAAGCTACGCGCTATCGGCCAACGTGCAGTATGACGACCAGGAAGGCGATACCAGCACATACGATGATGTGCAATTAAGCCTCAGTCCTGCGCCGGAACAGAACTTCGGCGTGTCCAACATCGAAACGTCACTGCAGGCCGGTGAAGACGGATCACTGAGCGCAACCATCACAAACACTGGTACGCGTGATGTCGAAAACGTCGTCATCGCATGGGAAAGTCAGCAGTCAACACTGTCGCCAAAAGAGTCACAGTACGCTGTCGGAGATCTCGATGCGGGCGAATCGGCCAAGTTCAGCTTTGGTGTTGATGTATCCAACAGCGCAGAGGCAGGCGCTCGACAGTTTGACTTCGGCGTGAGCTACCGCGACGATAACGGTGACAGGGTCAAAGCAGACACGCTTGAGGTCCGCTCAGAGGTGGCTGGCAGTCAGGATGAATTCGACATCGAAATTCAGAATTCGACGCTCGGTGTGGGCCAAGACCGGTCAATCACGTTTACGATAACCAACACGAAGGACAAGACGCTAACAAGCATTGAGGGGAAGGCGTTCGTCAATGATCCCCTCAGTAGCAGTGACGACGAAACGTTCATTGCTGAACTGAAACCCGGAGAGTCAGAAACGGTCTCCGTCCAGCTTTCGGCGGGTAGTGATGCGCTGGAGAAGACGTATCCGCTCAACCTAGACTTCCAGTACGAGACGCCTGATGGAGAAAAACGGGTTTCTGACACCTACAGTGTCCCAATAGATGTCACGAACCAGTCTGGAAGCGGAGGGACGCCACTGTGGCTGATTGGTGGCATTGGACTCCTTGCAGTCGCTGGCGGTGTCGTCTGGTACAGGCGACAGTAA
- a CDS encoding TetR/AcrR family transcriptional regulator has protein sequence MTNEISFFRDPDGTREEILESTFYALRQHGYADLTISKIGDEFGKSQSLIYHHYDNKDELLVDLLDYMLEQVENQVPLPNQSPEEYIEIIVDEIFGTSSNSDVEFSQAVIELRAQAAHDDDYNRLFRRSDDFIRKQIARVIRAGVDAGAFDVEDPSQTAALFHTVLVGIQAERITSDEETIDDVRAEFQRYIENCLLPE, from the coding sequence ATGACTAACGAGATATCCTTTTTCCGGGACCCAGATGGAACTCGCGAGGAGATTCTTGAATCTACATTCTATGCATTACGTCAGCACGGGTACGCGGATTTGACTATTTCAAAGATAGGTGATGAATTCGGGAAGAGTCAGTCGCTCATATATCATCATTACGATAATAAGGACGAGTTGTTGGTAGATCTTCTGGATTATATGCTGGAGCAGGTCGAAAATCAGGTTCCACTTCCCAATCAGTCCCCTGAAGAGTATATCGAAATAATCGTCGATGAAATATTCGGCACCAGCAGCAACAGTGATGTCGAGTTTTCGCAGGCTGTAATTGAATTGCGGGCGCAAGCAGCACACGACGACGATTACAACCGCCTCTTTCGCAGGAGTGATGATTTCATTCGAAAACAAATCGCTCGTGTCATCCGGGCAGGTGTTGATGCAGGCGCATTTGATGTCGAAGACCCATCCCAAACAGCCGCGCTGTTCCACACCGTTTTAGTCGGTATTCAGGCAGAACGAATTACCAGTGATGAGGAGACTATCGACGATGTGAGAGCCGAGTTTCAGCGGTATATCGAGAACTGTCTACTCCCTGAGTAA